From a region of the Thermomicrobium roseum DSM 5159 genome:
- the acpS gene encoding holo-ACP synthase, which yields MVIEPIWDPDATGPVEVGVDAIEIWRIQRTLARFGQRFLERVYTEAEQARYAGRVAELAARFAAKEAVMKALGTGVRGMRWRDIEILPNSRGKPLVILYGTARERAHSLGLEHIAVSLTHARDLAIAVVVATFRTPDQHRPSEHSQH from the coding sequence GTGGTCATCGAGCCGATCTGGGATCCTGACGCGACAGGGCCGGTCGAAGTCGGGGTCGATGCCATCGAGATCTGGCGAATCCAACGCACGCTCGCCCGTTTCGGGCAGCGTTTTCTGGAACGCGTCTATACCGAAGCAGAGCAAGCCCGCTATGCCGGGCGAGTGGCCGAGCTAGCAGCCCGCTTCGCGGCCAAGGAAGCGGTCATGAAAGCACTCGGTACCGGAGTCCGTGGCATGCGCTGGCGCGACATCGAGATTTTGCCGAACAGCCGTGGGAAACCATTGGTCATTTTGTACGGAACTGCACGGGAGCGTGCTCACTCACTCGGCCTCGAGCACATCGCTGTTTCCCTGACTCATGCCCGCGATCTGGCGATCGCGGTCGTCGTAGCCACGTTTCGGACTCCTGACCAGCACCGTCCGAGCGAACACTCCCAGCACTGA
- a CDS encoding CBS domain-containing protein, with protein MVQEIRVRSLMTRDVVAISPETSVGEIARLMWEHAISGVPVIDEQRRVIGIVTEFDLIAREASFNAPLYVPFLDAFFKVPGTGDETQLRKILATKAAEIMSSPAITIGPEETIEALATLMYRRRVNPVPVVDEEGRLLGIVSRSDLIWLMTLEERGELPTLLASRS; from the coding sequence ATGGTGCAAGAAATTCGGGTACGCTCCTTGATGACTCGTGATGTCGTTGCCATCAGCCCTGAGACGTCGGTCGGTGAAATCGCCCGCCTGATGTGGGAGCATGCTATCTCGGGTGTGCCAGTCATCGATGAGCAGCGGCGGGTTATCGGTATTGTGACCGAGTTCGACTTGATCGCGCGCGAGGCGAGTTTCAATGCCCCGTTGTACGTTCCGTTTCTCGATGCTTTTTTCAAGGTACCGGGAACGGGTGACGAAACTCAGCTCCGCAAGATCCTGGCTACCAAAGCTGCCGAAATCATGTCGAGTCCGGCCATCACGATCGGACCAGAGGAAACGATCGAAGCGCTCGCAACACTGATGTATCGGCGCCGAGTCAACCCGGTGCCGGTCGTGGACGAGGAGGGACGGCTCCTCGGAATCGTCTCACGCTCGGATCTCATCTGGCTGATGACACTCGAAGAACGCGGTGAACTCCCAACGCTCCTGGCTAGCCGCTCTTAG
- a CDS encoding MBL fold metallo-hydrolase, whose amino-acid sequence MEVFCFGSGSEGNAFLVRTQRTSILIDAGLAATTLRRLLRSIGVGDHELTAIVVTHEHHDHVRGLAGLLRWQSCPVVTTVGTDAVLRLGSARRLTVRYQHWLEIGDLALYPVPVPHDAREPFGLRLATCHAETALFTDLGTVTDEVLVALSRANLIVLEANHDRDLLWRGPYPDWLKRRIASPAGHLSNDQAAYALAHLSGSPRTIWLAHLSQQNNDPRLALATVRARFGSPCPHQLDVLPQAGMVYRWNFASSQYRLTRDSDQE is encoded by the coding sequence TTTTCTCGTCCGCACCCAGCGGACAAGCATCCTCATCGATGCAGGATTGGCGGCGACGACGCTGCGTCGCCTCTTGCGCTCGATCGGTGTCGGCGACCACGAACTGACCGCGATCGTCGTGACGCACGAGCACCATGATCACGTTCGTGGGCTCGCCGGATTGCTCCGCTGGCAATCCTGCCCAGTCGTCACGACGGTTGGTACGGACGCTGTGCTCCGGTTGGGATCAGCGCGTCGGCTGACGGTCAGGTATCAGCATTGGCTGGAGATCGGTGATCTCGCTCTTTACCCGGTCCCTGTACCGCACGATGCGAGGGAGCCGTTCGGCTTGCGCCTGGCGACCTGTCATGCGGAAACTGCTCTGTTCACGGATCTCGGCACGGTGACGGACGAAGTGCTCGTCGCCTTATCACGCGCGAATCTCATCGTGCTCGAAGCGAATCACGATCGTGATCTCCTTTGGCGCGGACCATACCCGGACTGGCTCAAGCGGCGAATCGCTTCACCGGCTGGGCACCTCAGTAACGACCAGGCAGCGTATGCACTCGCCCATTTGTCGGGTTCACCACGAACCATTTGGCTCGCTCATCTCTCCCAACAGAACAATGATCCTCGTCTCGCACTCGCTACCGTCCGCGCGCGATTCGGTTCGCCCTGTCCCCACCAACTCGACGTGCTCCCTCAAGCCGGTATGGTCTACCGATGGAACTTTGCCTCCTCCCAGTACCGGCTAACCCGAGACAGTGATCAGGAGTGA
- a CDS encoding helix-turn-helix domain-containing protein gives MDAQSLNYQRVIDDALKILYSHHYRLMSRLLPRVIEQINLSEKELLEELRASPIGQVLQRLAAIAQGRLIEQRERILENIELVLQLLFWAPGAEDYSVPRAFWESELGRLLSQAKFRAYEPNELVSITQAAHRLGVTRPTIYRWMDERKLEYVRDEHSGRTFIIRRDVEALRQQLQESA, from the coding sequence GTGGATGCTCAGAGTTTGAATTATCAGCGGGTGATCGATGACGCGTTGAAGATTCTCTACTCGCATCACTACCGGTTGATGTCGCGCTTGCTCCCTCGTGTCATCGAGCAGATCAATCTGAGCGAAAAGGAACTCCTCGAAGAGCTCCGAGCGAGCCCGATCGGACAGGTGCTGCAGCGCCTCGCTGCCATTGCGCAAGGCAGGCTGATCGAGCAACGGGAACGGATTCTGGAAAACATCGAACTGGTCCTCCAACTCCTCTTTTGGGCACCCGGCGCAGAAGACTACTCTGTTCCACGTGCCTTCTGGGAAAGTGAACTCGGGAGACTGCTCTCGCAGGCGAAATTCCGAGCCTACGAGCCCAACGAGCTTGTCAGCATCACCCAGGCAGCCCATCGTCTCGGTGTCACACGTCCGACCATCTACCGCTGGATGGACGAGCGCAAGCTGGAGTATGTCCGCGACGAGCACTCCGGCCGCACGTTCATCATCCGCCGAGACGTGGAAGCCTTACGCCAGCAACTCCAGGAATCGGCCTGA
- a CDS encoding UDP-glucose dehydrogenase family protein encodes MATIAIVGLGYVGLVYGGAFADLGNSVWGIDIDVEKVDKLRQGTMPIYEPGLQELIRRNVEAGRLRFTTDYAEAIPDAEFVFICVGTPSTLDGDADMRAVRAAAETIARHLSGHTIIVNKSTMPIGSGDFISALVEQLKPSDATFAIVTNPEFLREGSAVYDVFHPSRIVLGAEDREAAERVAELYRVLDAPILITDRRSAEMIKYASNAILATRISFINEIAQICEQVGADIKIVAQGMGYDPRIGPLFLEAGLGFGGSCFPKDVRALAAMAERVGCHPQLLHAVLEINEDQRRRFVRKVQELLGDLYGRPIALWGLAFKQDTDDVRESPALDVLRMLLQRGALVTAYDPAAMTNAAREVPDARYAPDPYAAVVGADALLIATPWNEFKQADLRRVKRLMRTPIIVDGRNIYEPAEVRSLGFVYVGVGRGHRADLGS; translated from the coding sequence ATGGCGACGATCGCCATCGTCGGTCTCGGTTACGTTGGGCTCGTTTATGGGGGTGCATTTGCCGATCTCGGCAACAGTGTGTGGGGTATAGATATCGACGTCGAGAAGGTCGACAAGCTTCGCCAGGGGACGATGCCGATCTATGAACCAGGACTGCAGGAGTTGATCCGACGCAATGTCGAGGCCGGGCGTCTTCGATTCACGACCGATTATGCAGAGGCGATTCCGGACGCCGAGTTCGTCTTCATTTGCGTGGGGACCCCTTCGACCCTCGATGGGGATGCCGATATGCGAGCTGTGCGAGCAGCCGCCGAGACGATTGCCCGGCACCTGAGCGGCCACACCATCATCGTGAACAAGAGCACGATGCCGATCGGGTCCGGAGACTTCATCTCGGCTCTGGTCGAGCAGCTCAAGCCCTCAGACGCGACATTTGCCATCGTAACGAATCCGGAATTTCTGCGCGAAGGCTCGGCGGTTTACGACGTATTCCATCCGAGCCGTATCGTGCTCGGAGCTGAGGATCGCGAGGCAGCTGAGCGAGTTGCCGAACTCTATCGTGTCTTGGACGCGCCGATTCTGATCACAGACCGACGCAGTGCCGAGATGATCAAGTATGCGTCCAACGCGATTCTGGCCACCCGTATCAGTTTCATCAACGAGATCGCCCAGATTTGCGAGCAAGTCGGGGCTGATATCAAGATCGTCGCCCAGGGTATGGGCTACGATCCACGAATCGGCCCGCTGTTCCTGGAAGCAGGACTCGGTTTCGGCGGTAGTTGTTTCCCCAAGGATGTCCGCGCACTGGCAGCGATGGCCGAACGGGTCGGTTGCCATCCCCAGCTCTTGCATGCGGTATTGGAAATCAACGAGGATCAGCGTCGCCGCTTCGTCCGAAAGGTACAAGAGCTTCTCGGCGATCTCTATGGTCGTCCCATCGCGCTCTGGGGTCTCGCATTCAAGCAAGACACGGATGATGTTCGCGAGTCTCCCGCTCTGGACGTTTTGCGCATGCTCCTCCAGCGAGGAGCACTCGTGACGGCATACGATCCCGCAGCCATGACGAATGCGGCGCGGGAAGTACCTGATGCCCGGTATGCACCGGATCCCTATGCCGCGGTGGTCGGAGCCGACGCGTTGCTCATCGCGACACCCTGGAACGAGTTCAAGCAAGCCGATCTCCGCCGGGTCAAGAGACTCATGCGTACTCCCATCATTGTCGATGGTCGCAATATCTACGAACCAGCAGAGGTTCGGAGTCTCGGATTCGTTTACGTTGGAGTTGGCCGTGGTCATCGAGCCGATCTGGGATCCTGA
- a CDS encoding bifunctional ADP-dependent NAD(P)H-hydrate dehydratase/NAD(P)H-hydrate epimerase → MEKLCRVEEVRRAEAEAVAQGLSLTELMRRAGQAVAETIEQLASRKQGRRALFLVGPGNNGGDGLVAASLLALAGWDCAVWSWNRREPGAIPAEPTGLARCRWIESEELDRELSLADVIVDAIFGIGGRPEVPEPVATIFEAAHRARRVRNTVLVAVDVPSGIDSDTGAADARAFRADLTVMLGLPKIGAYQFPALRHTGLIRLVDIGLPKPPVGPGSVALLTLQDARGWLPERTAATHKWAVGAVLIVGGAPNYYGAPRLAASAALRAGAGLVTLSVPRSLVPSIAAALADVTFLPAPDGDVGVGQRWANLVRDALPRYRALLVGPGLGQDQTADELLRYLFGLGRVRRGSLGFGVPADDEVPQRFAGYAVIDADGLNWLAKMGSWWEELREAQLVLTPHPGELARLCGCDVTTILEDPWTQALEAAVTFGQHVVLKYGHTAVACPDGSLLLAPQVHPALATAGTGDVLAGVIAGLAAQGLGPREAAAAGVVIAGEAALHAVVSAGTLSLTASDVVAALPKVIRALYDPQWSPERVVSAIEEN, encoded by the coding sequence ATGGAGAAGTTGTGTCGTGTCGAAGAAGTTCGTCGTGCTGAAGCCGAAGCAGTCGCTCAGGGTTTATCGTTGACAGAACTCATGCGGCGTGCTGGGCAGGCGGTGGCGGAGACGATCGAGCAACTGGCGTCTCGAAAACAGGGAAGGCGAGCACTGTTCCTCGTCGGACCGGGCAACAATGGCGGTGACGGATTAGTCGCGGCCAGCCTTTTGGCACTGGCCGGTTGGGACTGCGCAGTTTGGAGCTGGAATCGACGTGAACCTGGTGCGATCCCGGCCGAGCCGACTGGCTTGGCCCGCTGCCGCTGGATCGAGAGCGAGGAACTCGATCGCGAACTCTCGCTGGCTGATGTGATCGTCGATGCCATCTTCGGGATCGGTGGGCGACCGGAGGTCCCCGAGCCGGTTGCAACGATCTTCGAGGCTGCGCACCGCGCTCGTCGTGTACGGAATACGGTTTTGGTCGCGGTCGACGTTCCGTCCGGCATCGACAGCGACACCGGTGCTGCTGACGCGCGTGCCTTTCGTGCAGATCTGACCGTAATGCTCGGACTGCCGAAGATCGGTGCGTACCAGTTTCCTGCTCTTCGCCATACTGGGCTGATCCGACTCGTCGACATTGGCCTACCCAAGCCTCCAGTTGGTCCCGGAAGTGTCGCGCTTCTGACGCTCCAGGATGCTCGTGGATGGCTACCGGAACGGACAGCCGCGACCCATAAATGGGCGGTCGGCGCTGTCCTGATCGTCGGTGGAGCACCGAACTATTACGGTGCTCCTCGCCTCGCAGCGAGTGCGGCGTTGCGGGCTGGAGCGGGACTCGTGACACTGTCCGTTCCACGATCGCTCGTGCCCTCGATCGCAGCGGCACTTGCCGATGTGACCTTCCTTCCTGCTCCTGACGGTGACGTCGGAGTTGGCCAGCGATGGGCAAACCTCGTGCGCGATGCCCTCCCACGCTACCGGGCCCTTCTCGTCGGCCCTGGACTCGGTCAAGACCAGACAGCCGACGAGTTGCTCCGCTATCTTTTTGGACTCGGCCGAGTGCGGCGTGGGTCCCTCGGTTTTGGCGTGCCAGCGGATGACGAGGTACCGCAACGATTCGCGGGTTATGCGGTGATCGATGCGGATGGCCTCAACTGGCTCGCCAAAATGGGTAGCTGGTGGGAAGAACTTCGCGAGGCACAACTCGTTCTTACGCCGCATCCCGGTGAACTCGCTCGCTTGTGTGGTTGCGACGTGACGACGATTTTGGAAGATCCATGGACTCAGGCGCTCGAGGCCGCGGTCACCTTCGGCCAGCATGTGGTTTTGAAGTACGGCCACACGGCTGTCGCATGTCCTGACGGGTCACTCTTGCTCGCTCCTCAGGTCCATCCCGCGCTGGCTACTGCTGGGACAGGAGACGTGCTTGCCGGTGTGATCGCTGGGCTCGCTGCGCAGGGGTTGGGACCACGAGAGGCTGCGGCTGCCGGTGTCGTGATAGCCGGCGAAGCGGCGCTGCATGCCGTCGTGTCAGCTGGTACGCTCTCGCTCACTGCCTCTGACGTCGTCGCTGCTTTGCCGAAAGTCATCCGAGCACTGTACGATCCCCAATGGTCACCGGAGCGAGTGGTCTCGGCGATCGAGGAGAACTGA